GAACAGTGGAATAGTGACAACGAAATAAAAATCATCAGTGTATCATATTTCTCTACCAGAAAAAGTATCTCAatatacatggtggtcagaaacagtctggaaagcctgTAAGGGTTTGAATGagagactatgctgaaaaataattgttaagaaaaaaatttgcccCGTTGAGCCGTTTTCGAGTTAATCAGCATTGAGGTTAGGCAATCAGGCTATCGCGCGTACATACAAGCGGCCCGAATAGGAGACTGCTTAGCCTTTTGCTCAGGGCCGACGATTACTGCCGTCccgtgtccagtttttgtatcgctctcttgttcgattttaggaaactaaacgaagaacgcgtttggggacagcgtctctggcgggccgcttaaaTTTTGCGACCTCAACGAGTtcattggttaacttcaatgctaactaacTCTGAAACGGTGCAACGTGTCggattttttcttaataattatttctcggcACATTCTACCCTGCAATATCATTACAAGGTTTTCAGTCAGTTTCTGACCATCCTCTATACGGAACAAATGCTAAATCACTACAGCAACCAAGGAACAAACTGTACTTTACTTAAGCAATCTCAGATATTTATAGATTATTTTAAGTTGAACATACGTTAATGAGTTCTTATGGCATGTATCGTCGTTCTTTTGAATTATTCACTAAAAATCAGTCCAAACATTTAAGTCTTGGTAGCAAGTGTGACTTTTTGCAACTAATGTTATATTCGTATTTTGAAGTTGTAGATCTTTCTTACATATCCATGTATCTTTAAATAGTATGCTGTGAATAAAAATCAAAAACAATTAACAGaatttgttttttctttaattttttcgtgGTGAGCATAAAGTACCCAGCCCCTCCCTCTCTTGGTAATACGTGTTATGGAAAACACTTTGGTATTGCTAGAGTTAAACACCATATTCGAGATGTACATCCGACTCTACCAAAACGGATCTTAAGAAAAAGATGGGACACGAGTAAATTACAAGTACAATAAAATTGGATATAGAACGGAGAAAATGCTCAGAACTTGCCAAAACAGTAATTTAGAAAACAATATGGTTTTCAGTCTAATTAGGCAGCGAGTGGATCGTAGCAAAATACAACGCAAAGCTTCTGTTTAACTCATGGTGATTGTACCGTACAATACAACAACTCTAAAGACGTAAAATTATGCTTAAAACTGCATACTGAGTGAAATCATTTTAATGGCACACATAAGATGATTTCTGCTTCAACGGATGTTAGTAAGAAGCAAGTAGACGTGACAATGTAATAGAAGGTATTAGAGGTCGTACATGCACAATAATTTGCAATTTTGCTCTTGTAGTAATTCCCACCCAGTCTAGTCGTTAAACTAGTGTCTTTTGGAAGTCTTAGGTAATACTTCAGACACTGTACAGGCCAGGAAAGCTGAAAACAACACGATAGCAACATTGACTCTTTTTACAGCTTTGTAGACGAACCCCAATGCAGATTATATAAAGACAATGTCCATGTCAAAAAAATCTCAATACAATACACGTAATCAAGCATTAGTTATAATTCAGGCAAGTGATTGTTCTGTCCTGCGATTTATGTAGCTAGGACACTGATGTACTGTTTGAATGAACTTCGTAATGCTGATAAGTGAAATCGATCTCTAGAAATCATTGTTGCGTTTATAGGACTCTTAACCTTAACTGTGTTAATAAAAACATATCTATTTTATTCTAGAAACCTGAAACGTTGGCACCCCCATGTATCAAAATTCAATAGTtctttttaaagaattttgaacGTATGCGAGAATTTACCGAAAAGTGTACTTggaagtcagttcttgaaactgtAACACCAAGTACCAGCAATGGGTGACCATCAAGCTGTACTAATAGAAAAGCTGGTTGTAGATAAGACCTTCAAATTTATCGCAAATACCAACGAAATTTTTAGGGGAAGACTGGCACATAAAAACACTCATACCTTTCGAGTACCCGTCTGCCACTTCCGGCGAGATGCGTACAACGCCGACAAAGTGGCGGCAGTTGTCAAGGATATGCATGGGTGACAAAGGGCCCAAGCCACAGCACACCAGACTGCTGCCGCCCGCTTCCCGTAAGTTGCTGCATCCACTCCCGCGCAAGCTCCCGACTGCTCCAACTACGCCGCAGAGCAGTGTTACTTCCGTGTCaactttctccaatgattttacgTTTTCTTCATAACTTTTCTAGTGTCTCTCACAAAAGAGATTTCGATTTGCTTAGTTCGTTTCATCTtactgaaacaaagaaaaaattgtcccaaggaaaataaatttgttaaatgagaacagatattttacagaaaaaattatCAGCACAAAGAAGCTATTACATTACAAGCACTgcacgattgcttttcccaataaCGAACAGCAGCATTATACGTTTCCCAAAATTCATAAGGCGTACTACCTGTATGCAAAACTTGCCAAATATGTTCAACATTCACCATAAAGGACGTTGAAAATGCCCAGTGAGAATGATTAGCTGGTTACGTAGTAGAACTTAGCACGAGTAGTCTACTTTGTCTTAAGATTAAAGTGAAAGATAATAAAACACGTTGAAAATAATTCTAATGGAAAAATATGCCAAAGTATATTGCGAACTTTAGTGTTCGGTTATTGTCTCACTACCGTGGCTATTTCTGCTTCGTTGGACTTCCATTTTTAGTATCACACCACAGCAAATCTGTCTCTGAAGCAGCGTACTATATGTTTTGTCCTTTCCGAACTTATGTTCCGTTTTTAGCTATATCGTTGTCGGCGGGATTTTCTTTGTAGTCGCTGTCTCATAGGGTTACTTTATGTAAAACTGCTGTCTATGATTTCTCTATTTTGATTTGGGAAATTTAGCTCGGTGTCTTATTTGACAGCAGTGGCTATACGGCTGTTATGGGTTGCatttttcccttcccttcccttcccttcccttcccttcccttcccttcccttcctttgCTTTCGTATTCGTCTCCTCTACATTTCACAGACACTCGTTTCAACTGTCAACTTCGAATTACATACACAAAGacaatatgaatgcatggtgtctgttctttcagagatgttcGAAAGAGCAAACAGTATGCATTCATATAATCGATtcgccgtccgcccccggtagctgagtgatcagcgcgacagactgtcgaccctaagcgcccgggttcgattcccggctgggtcggagattttctccgttcagggaataggtgttgtgttgtcctaatcatcatcatttcatccccaccgacgcgcaggtcgccgaagtggcgtcaactcgaaagacttgcactcggcggacggtctacccgacgggaggccctagccacacgacattattatcGATTCGCCTCGATGGACAGTGAATCCGTAACCTTCATCGCAGATGCACATTTATTTTCGACCTCCAGTAGGACTCTAAAACTAGCAAGTATGAAGGGCGTGGACGGGAACTGCAAATAGGTGACGCTAGACGGGAGTGTGGGGCAGCTGGGGAGTGTGCCGAGATTGTTCCCGCATTTGCGGTAAACACTGTGTACGCATGGGGCGGTGGTTCACGCAGCTGCCCAGGAAGCAGGAGATCCTGTTTTCGAgccccggtccagcacacattttcactcgtcgatgCTGATTTCGCATGAAGtcgtgatgcagctgacatcattagttccttgcctttcctttcttttctccccctccatcttcaatttagATAATACAATAAGATGTTTCATCGCAATTTCAGAGAAAAACAACATCGAACCATCTCCAGGATCTAGTCAAGAAAACATCATTTGATTCCCGCCCTGCACACAAAGGCAATGAATATAGGGCACTGGGACCGTGAGAACCCGTTTTTAGCAGTTCACTGAAATTCATTGCCATAATATTTTGTTTCCGTTCAGAAAATTCCGTTAAGATATAACTGAGCTATAGCTTGGAGTGCTCTCTTCTGCTTATAGTCAAAAAATCTGTATTCCGTATTTCTGAACAATTTTCGAATAGCATCCGTAGGTCTTATCGCGACATTTCCAAGTTTCAGCATGTCTAGAACTAACCTGAACATTACAGTTTTAAATTGAAGAATTTTTTGCATCGTAGTATTTACGCTCAACGTTTCACTCAACAATCATAGTGAAAGTGGATGAGTTTTTTTAATGAAAAGTGTTTGAGACTGCATGATCCTCTGATATCAACAAAGTCTTCGAACCACCTTTCTTACAACAAGCGAAGTAGATAAGAGTCTGCAAGACAGAGGTCTCTTTGTATGTTTCAAGATGTAATTCTTTGAAGATCGTCGGTGTTGTGTCTGTGACGAATAAACTGCCACAGTCTTGATTAGCTTAAAAAGAATTCGAGCGGCGACGAAGAACGTTGACGATTCAGGGTACCACTTCCAGATGTAAATGATTAAAGAGAGGGGTGAATTATGACTGACTTTTTGTTGTTTGGAAAATATAACAACATACTATAAGATTTCTTAATATGCCTATACATAACTCTTATATAATACACAACCTTTAGGAAAAAAGAGGAGGAAGATTTCTGTATACTTACGTCTTATAATTAGAAAGACACAATAATAAATACACTGACTTATTGCTAGATACGTCCATCTGCATTCCTCTTCagtaactgctgtcaattacagacAGCTGTTAGTAATCTGTATGTCCAGATTAACGTTTCTTGCAACGAAGGCAAACCTCAGCAGAAACTTCCTTGGCACAATAGCTCCAACAGCGGAGACGTCAGTACAACAAGGTATGCTGAGAGCAAAACTGCACTGTCAGTAGGTCAGAGTGTAGGCAGTAGTCCACGTTTTAACCATGGAAGGAAACCCGTTTCTGAAATTATATATACATGTTTCTGCCTCTTCCGCCTCCCGTCTACTGTGCTACATTCGGTCCTACGAGTAAATTACTCTGCTGAACGGGAAAGGGGAACCTCTAGTACAATATACGTTCAGTTTACCGACACTGAGGAACGGTCCACCTCCAGCATAAATTAGAAAACAGAAGCACTAAGTGATTTATTAATTAGCTTAGAAATCTGATTCCGTTCGGGGTACGCAAGCTGTGTTTACAGCTGACTTGCAATTACTCGTAGTTTTAATCGAGTCTGGTTAATTATTCGTCCATAAATTTTCTCGTTTAGACGACGAGAAACAGAATTTGTGCTGAGTGAGGAATATTCCCTTTGAATAATATTTGTAATGATGCAAGCTGGGGCACTCCAAACCGGAATGTATTACTTATTTGTAGGGGTACTTGACTACGCTTGTCGGATTTTAGTGATAGGCTACGCAATACATTCCTTACAGCCGTTGGTATAAGTTATGTACGGAGGTGTGACGTAAATCAGCGTCATGCCCATTTAATTAAGAGATTCCGCTACACGGATTAGGAATTCTCTTTAACTAGCGGTGAAACCTATTTGAATGTCagaaaattttgtaatgaaaatattgGGCGTCTTCTGTATTGATCTCGCACTCTTCGTTTATAAGAGCAGCGATCGTGTGGGAGACGGAGCCGATGTTGGAAAAGTGTCCTCCTATTCACGTCAGTGGTGCTCGTGCCGGGCAGAGAACGGTGGAGGCAAGGAAGGGGCTTGGGAGCGCAGCAGTCTCTGATTTTGGTCGTTGTTCGTCATGGACTGGGATCCACAGAGATCACAGCCGCTGACATGGCAGTACACTGCTAGCTCCGTTCTCAAATACAACGTGCGTTTTCTGAATATATCTGGTCTGTGGCCACTGCAAGGCTTGCAACTATTTCGCATCTTTATTGCCACCATAGTCACACTGTGCATGGGTCACATTGCCGAAGCCGGCATCAACCTTTGCACACTGCGAGGGGAGCTGGAAGACTACACACTGGCGCTGTCCAACGTGTCGGTGATAATCGTCGGCGTGCTCAAGGTGGCGATCTTCCTCCGTAACGAGGGCAGTTTCTGTTTCCTGGTGCGCTGGTTGGACGCGCTGGTGGAGCGCCAGCCAGAGTACGTGCGGGACCAGCCGTCGCGCGAGGCAATCTTCAGGAAAGCTCGGCAACGCGCCAgtcgtatctccaaaggtctggACGCGTACAACCTGTCCCTGCTCAGCCTGTGGACCGTTGCACCACTGATCGCTTCCTCTGGCGACAAGAGGCTGCCCTTCCAGCAGCTGCCCATGGCGAATACGACAACCTTCCCACTGTACGAACTGTCCTACGCCTTACAGGGCAGCTCTGTGATAATCATTTGTTTAATCAACGTGCATTTGGACTGCTTCTTTACAGCAGTTATGATACTCATCGGAGCTCAGTTGAAACTAGTGGCCTCGCGAATCGCTGATTTGCATCCGCGAAACGTAGCAATGAAGAATGATTCGATGATTGATGACACCTACAAGGATTTATGTCTCTGTATCCAGACTCACCAGGATATCACAAGGTATGTATAAAACTAGAACATATAATTAAAAACATTTGCTTGAAAGTACCACAAGAAAATTTGCTCTAGGACTGGGACTAGACTAATTTGCTGCCTTTCATGAGGAGTCGCCTAGGCTATCTAAGCAAGCCTGCTGGACTGATCCAATTTCTCGTTGTCTCTTGATGATTCCTTCACAGTTCCTGGagtcttacaaaaatggttcaaatggctctgagcactatgggacttaacatcttaggtcatcagtcccctagaacttagaaatacttaaacctaactaacctaaggacatcacacacatccatgcccccggcaggattcgaacctgcgagcgtagcag
This genomic stretch from Schistocerca cancellata isolate TAMUIC-IGC-003103 chromosome 5, iqSchCanc2.1, whole genome shotgun sequence harbors:
- the LOC126188642 gene encoding uncharacterized protein LOC126188642, which encodes MDWDPQRSQPLTWQYTASSVLKYNVRFLNISGLWPLQGLQLFRIFIATIVTLCMGHIAEAGINLCTLRGELEDYTLALSNVSVIIVGVLKVAIFLRNEGSFCFLVRWLDALVERQPEYVRDQPSREAIFRKARQRASRISKGLDAYNLSLLSLWTVAPLIASSGDKRLPFQQLPMANTTTFPLYELSYALQGSSVIIICLINVHLDCFFTAVMILIGAQLKLVASRIADLHPRNVAMKNDSMIDDTYKDLCLCIQTHQDITRFIKHLEMVMNPIALLQLALGVFNGCMLIFPAAYVSKFVLELYASLPLNLTLTAFPPSKSVQTGIRLNLKAVRLADLMAFTAPTYKYNIA